One genomic region from Terasakiella sp. SH-1 encodes:
- a CDS encoding methyl-accepting chemotaxis protein, with protein MNQTGQGEQGVTTIKLDVSYAQEVCDLIADQTECIISFMGEKGKILASSIHERIGDIHDIAGQIMTGQMDVYDVSAQEAAKSEGMREGRNMALDVEGMRVCSIGVGGPLEKARAYAAIVHLSIRTMLEAQSMESRHKAELANILEKRLNCSLDSIRGSIRALDELCQMMGEQMTSTVHSGQNVSNASLSTQQNVEMVSAATTELSASVGEITRQVGDVAGAVDEMHEISGETSNQIVQLEEAADQIGQFVQLITGISSQTNLLALNATIEAARAGEAGKGFAVVASEVKSLAKETDKATKEISAQVKHIQSQTGQSVKAMSRISSSVIGINEIVSSVSEATNQQAQATHEIAENSTQAAGAAAQISSEISEVIGLAQSTEERVQTVAQTMQSLRSDVRSLSEDMKEVIESLRVQ; from the coding sequence ATGAACCAGACAGGACAGGGGGAGCAAGGGGTGACAACCATTAAATTGGATGTGTCCTATGCACAGGAAGTTTGTGACCTGATTGCGGACCAAACGGAATGTATTATCTCCTTCATGGGGGAGAAGGGGAAGATTCTCGCTTCCTCCATCCATGAGCGCATTGGTGATATTCATGATATTGCTGGTCAGATTATGACCGGGCAGATGGATGTATATGATGTTAGTGCTCAGGAAGCCGCCAAGTCCGAAGGGATGCGTGAAGGGCGCAATATGGCTTTGGATGTGGAAGGTATGCGGGTGTGTAGCATCGGTGTGGGTGGGCCGTTGGAAAAGGCGCGGGCTTATGCAGCCATTGTCCATCTTTCAATCCGCACCATGCTGGAAGCTCAATCCATGGAAAGCCGTCATAAGGCTGAACTGGCCAATATTCTGGAAAAACGTTTAAATTGTAGTCTGGATTCTATCCGTGGTTCCATCCGTGCCTTGGACGAGCTGTGCCAGATGATGGGGGAGCAAATGACATCCACGGTTCATAGCGGTCAAAATGTGTCAAATGCCAGCCTGTCGACCCAGCAAAATGTGGAAATGGTCTCAGCAGCGACAACGGAACTCAGTGCTTCGGTTGGGGAAATTACCCGTCAGGTTGGCGATGTGGCCGGGGCGGTGGATGAAATGCATGAAATTTCAGGTGAGACCAGTAACCAGATTGTTCAGCTGGAAGAAGCTGCCGATCAGATTGGGCAGTTTGTCCAGTTGATTACCGGGATTTCCAGTCAGACCAACTTGTTAGCGCTGAACGCCACCATTGAAGCAGCACGTGCAGGTGAGGCGGGCAAGGGATTTGCCGTTGTTGCCAGCGAAGTCAAAAGTTTGGCGAAAGAGACAGATAAGGCGACCAAGGAAATTTCTGCACAAGTCAAGCATATCCAGTCACAAACCGGACAATCGGTTAAGGCGATGAGCCGGATTTCATCTTCGGTCATTGGCATCAATGAAATTGTCAGTTCTGTTTCAGAAGCGACCAATCAACAGGCACAGGCCACACACGAAATTGCAGAAAATTCCACACAGGCTGCTGGGGCGGCTGCGCAGATTTCTTCTGAGATTTCCGAGGTGATTGGTCTGGCTCAGTCCACAGAAGAACGGGTGCAAACAGTTGCCCAGACTATGCAAAGCCTGCGAAGCGATGTACGCTCTCTTTCAGAAGATATGAAAGAAGTGATTGAGTCGTTGCGTGTGCAATAA
- a CDS encoding FAD-binding and (Fe-S)-binding domain-containing protein, with translation MLKSPYNDLHTHLQKTFPQERLITDPLRTLAYGTDASFYRLIPQIVVIVESEDDVQTLLEQCRAHDVSVTFRAAGTSLSGQAVTDSVLGLLGDNWNGFDLADDHSTVSLQPGVIGGQANAKLAPFGKKIGPDPASINAAKIGGIAANNASGMCCGTAQNSYRTLSSMRLILQDGTLLDTGDEQSVQIFRQSHSELLNGLSALRDEVKADPVLAARIEKKFKIKNTTGYSLNALIDYEDPIDILQHLMIGSEGTLGFIAEVTYDTCVEHSHKASAMVYFETCQIAAKAVQALKNAPVSAVELVDRAGLHSVEDKEGMPSFLKDLPEDATALLIEVRGENCGELSALIEEATRSFAHIPTVQPVEFSDDPDVCARYWGIRKGLFPLVGAMRETGTSVIIEDIAFPIEHLADGLVDLHHIFKDYHYDEAIIFGHALEGNLHFVFTQDFNTESEVERYGKFMDAVCEMVVKKYDGSLKAEHGTGRNMAPFVEMEWGADAFALMKRIKALFDPQEILNPGVILNDDKDIHLKNLKPLPASEEIVDKCIECGFCEPKCPSRHLTLTPRQRIVGWREISRRDDQGENSTDLRNLYAYQGMETCAACGLCATACPVGIETGALVKMLRGREAGESAGKIGQWFADHYGTAMGATSMGLKAANLAHGILGSKIMQGMTDGMRSLSGKRMPRWTPAMPTGISFDPQPSEKAEKDVVVYIPSCASRTMGPARNDEKKTPLPEVTERLLKRAGFAVRYPDGLKNLCCGQPFDSKGLKDTADGKAEELEVALLKASEGGKYPVLFDTSPCAFRMNALKGEKLQSFDMTEFMHDQVMPRLELKKIERKVAIHPTCSTQKMALDGKMKAVVQACVSEVVVPEGVGCCGWAGDKGFNTPELNEHALRKLPASLKGVFEGYSTSRTCEIGLSEKAGFPYRSIVYLLDECSQ, from the coding sequence ATGCTGAAATCTCCCTATAACGATCTTCATACACATTTACAGAAGACTTTCCCGCAAGAGCGCTTGATTACAGACCCATTGCGCACCCTTGCTTATGGAACAGATGCGAGCTTCTATCGACTGATCCCGCAAATCGTTGTGATTGTGGAAAGTGAAGACGATGTTCAGACACTTTTGGAGCAATGTCGCGCCCATGATGTCTCTGTCACTTTCCGTGCTGCGGGCACAAGCTTGTCGGGCCAAGCAGTGACCGATAGTGTTTTGGGATTGCTGGGGGATAACTGGAATGGTTTTGATTTGGCGGATGATCATTCAACCGTCAGTCTGCAACCCGGTGTCATCGGCGGGCAGGCCAATGCCAAGCTTGCGCCGTTTGGCAAGAAAATCGGGCCGGACCCAGCTTCGATCAATGCGGCGAAAATTGGCGGGATTGCGGCCAATAATGCCTCAGGTATGTGTTGTGGCACAGCGCAAAACAGCTATCGCACCCTGTCGTCTATGCGTTTGATCTTACAAGATGGTACATTGTTGGATACAGGTGATGAACAGTCTGTTCAGATTTTCCGCCAGTCCCATTCTGAATTGCTCAATGGTCTGTCGGCCCTGCGTGATGAGGTCAAGGCTGATCCTGTTTTAGCAGCGCGTATTGAAAAGAAATTCAAGATCAAGAATACCACGGGCTATAGCCTGAATGCCTTGATTGATTATGAAGACCCGATTGATATCTTGCAGCATTTGATGATCGGCTCAGAAGGTACATTGGGCTTTATTGCCGAAGTCACTTATGACACGTGTGTGGAACATAGCCATAAAGCCTCGGCCATGGTGTATTTTGAAACCTGTCAAATTGCTGCCAAGGCCGTGCAAGCACTGAAAAACGCGCCGGTGTCAGCGGTGGAGCTGGTGGACCGTGCGGGGCTGCATTCCGTTGAAGATAAAGAGGGGATGCCGTCTTTCCTTAAAGATCTGCCCGAAGATGCCACAGCCTTGTTGATTGAGGTTCGTGGGGAAAATTGTGGTGAGCTGAGCGCCTTGATTGAAGAGGCAACCCGCTCTTTTGCCCATATCCCAACGGTGCAACCTGTTGAATTTTCAGATGATCCGGACGTTTGTGCGCGCTACTGGGGTATTCGTAAAGGGCTCTTCCCCTTAGTTGGTGCCATGCGTGAAACTGGCACGAGCGTGATTATTGAAGATATTGCCTTTCCGATTGAACATTTGGCCGATGGTCTTGTGGATCTCCATCATATCTTCAAGGACTACCATTATGATGAAGCGATCATTTTTGGTCATGCACTTGAAGGTAACCTGCATTTCGTCTTTACACAGGATTTCAATACGGAAAGTGAAGTTGAACGTTACGGGAAATTCATGGATGCCGTCTGTGAAATGGTGGTCAAAAAATATGATGGCTCCTTAAAGGCAGAACATGGCACCGGGCGTAATATGGCCCCGTTTGTGGAAATGGAATGGGGGGCAGATGCCTTTGCCTTGATGAAACGGATTAAGGCGCTGTTTGATCCACAGGAAATTTTGAACCCCGGCGTTATTTTGAATGATGATAAAGATATTCATTTGAAAAATCTAAAACCCCTGCCTGCGTCTGAAGAGATTGTTGATAAATGTATTGAATGCGGGTTTTGCGAACCGAAATGCCCATCGCGTCACCTGACGTTAACGCCGCGCCAACGCATTGTGGGCTGGCGTGAGATTTCGCGTCGTGATGATCAGGGCGAAAATAGCACGGACCTGCGTAATCTTTATGCCTACCAAGGGATGGAGACCTGTGCAGCTTGCGGGCTTTGTGCGACGGCTTGTCCGGTGGGGATTGAAACAGGTGCTTTGGTCAAAATGTTGCGTGGGCGCGAAGCGGGTGAAAGTGCAGGCAAGATTGGGCAGTGGTTTGCCGATCATTATGGCACGGCTATGGGGGCGACTTCCATGGGGTTAAAAGCAGCCAACCTTGCCCATGGGATTTTGGGTTCCAAGATCATGCAGGGAATGACGGATGGCATGCGCAGCTTATCTGGTAAGCGTATGCCACGCTGGACCCCGGCCATGCCTACAGGGATTTCATTTGATCCACAACCATCTGAAAAAGCAGAAAAGGATGTGGTGGTTTATATTCCGAGCTGTGCATCGCGCACCATGGGGCCAGCGCGCAATGATGAAAAAAAGACACCTTTGCCGGAAGTCACCGAACGTTTGCTCAAACGTGCAGGTTTTGCGGTACGTTACCCTGATGGGCTCAAAAATCTGTGTTGTGGTCAGCCATTTGACAGTAAGGGGTTGAAAGATACGGCAGATGGTAAGGCCGAAGAGCTGGAGGTGGCTTTGCTTAAAGCATCTGAAGGCGGGAAATATCCCGTGTTGTTTGATACTTCGCCCTGTGCCTTCCGTATGAATGCGCTGAAAGGGGAGAAACTGCAAAGCTTTGATATGACGGAATTTATGCATGATCAGGTGATGCCGCGTCTGGAACTGAAAAAGATTGAACGCAAAGTGGCGATCCATCCAACCTGTTCCACCCAGAAAATGGCCCTTGATGGCAAGATGAAGGCTGTGGTCCAAGCGTGCGTCAGCGAAGTCGTCGTGCCCGAAGGGGTCGGTTGCTGTGGCTGGGCCGGGGATAAGGGCTTTAATACACCTGAGTTAAATGAACATGCCTTGCGCAAGTTGCCTGCAAGCTTGAAAGGTGTTTTTGAAGGGTATTCAACCAGTAGAACGTGTGAGATTGGTCTCAGTGAAAAGGCAGGATTCCCATATCGTTCTATCGTTTATCTTTTGGATGAATGTTCTCAATAG
- a CDS encoding cytochrome-c peroxidase has protein sequence MNGENSYKLLPAGVRLLAACMAVFVFSSPVQAGDGAILKYKNEPITPIPLHSGEDPDIVSLGRDLFHDPRLSTDDTVSCAFCHPIEQGGMDGLIVSVGVEGRQGPINTPTVLNSGLHFVQFWDGRSPTLEAQIDGPTHSPLEMASNWPEIVQKLNADDEYKERFAKLYPEKGIHPDTIRSAIATYERYLLTPNSPFDRFLRGEDDALSQEAKQGYVLFKGFGCSSCHQGVAVGGNMYEKLGVFRDYFKDRGNITKADWGRYNVTGVEEHKFEFKVPSLRNIELTAPYFHDGAAKTLQAAVKTMAKYQLGRSIKDHEVELIVAFLKSLTGEIKP, from the coding sequence ATGAACGGGGAAAACAGCTATAAGTTATTGCCAGCCGGGGTGCGTCTGCTTGCCGCCTGTATGGCAGTGTTTGTATTTTCTTCCCCGGTTCAGGCTGGCGATGGGGCTATTTTAAAATATAAAAATGAACCGATTACGCCTATCCCCTTACATAGCGGTGAAGACCCGGATATCGTTTCACTAGGGCGCGATTTGTTTCATGATCCGCGTTTGTCCACGGATGACACGGTTTCGTGTGCCTTTTGCCATCCCATTGAACAAGGTGGGATGGACGGGTTGATTGTGTCTGTCGGGGTGGAAGGGCGCCAGGGACCCATTAATACTCCAACAGTCCTCAACAGTGGATTGCATTTTGTACAATTTTGGGATGGTCGTTCACCAACCTTGGAAGCACAAATTGATGGCCCGACCCATTCTCCCTTGGAAATGGCAAGCAATTGGCCGGAAATTGTGCAGAAACTTAACGCTGATGACGAATATAAAGAGCGTTTTGCCAAACTTTATCCTGAAAAGGGCATTCACCCAGATACGATCAGGTCGGCCATTGCGACGTATGAGCGCTATTTGCTCACGCCAAACAGTCCGTTTGACCGTTTCTTGCGCGGAGAAGATGATGCCTTGTCACAAGAGGCGAAACAGGGATATGTCCTGTTTAAAGGGTTTGGCTGTTCTTCATGCCATCAGGGGGTGGCCGTCGGCGGCAATATGTATGAAAAGCTTGGTGTTTTTCGTGATTATTTTAAGGACCGGGGCAATATCACCAAGGCAGACTGGGGGCGCTATAACGTCACCGGTGTTGAAGAACATAAATTTGAATTTAAGGTCCCCAGCCTGCGCAATATTGAATTGACGGCCCCCTATTTTCATGACGGGGCGGCCAAAACGTTGCAGGCTGCTGTCAAAACCATGGCGAAATATCAATTGGGACGGTCTATTAAAGACCATGAGGTTGAGTTGATTGTGGCCTTTTTGAAAAGCCTGACAGGGGAAATCAAGCCATGA
- a CDS encoding DAHL domain-containing protein, with amino-acid sequence MKWDVVRPVEWIGLTFVLTALAIVYFQSPNIDGEKHARTLHSVAVLEEALGHFAAVAVETRFGMLPNFDTLVAAQQDANRKGLELKGKIPFEEEQTLISVWQAYADGFSQKQDVVEDFKSHLAILKNSVNYLPVVTREFIAAAIKHQIDPQKIEAARILLVEGLIFSQDYGFEHIEQVNRSLAMLKPLHNGLPAEVDEVLRGVIIHAEAIIEYKHEVDGLLNTMLAIPMDRLVRDVQDTYLSAHQKKLKSVEAYKSFLIALAALLAVMIASLLYRLARSSQKLHETVTQLNFQKNTLDEHAIVSIADVRGRITYVNQKFCDISGYTLEELLGENHRIVKSGEHSSEFFKEMWTTISSGHVWHGVIKNIAKDGREYWVDSTIVPFLNEQKKPFQYVSIRTDITKLKNMETALEKSRDKAEQGSQSKSAFLANMSHEIRTPMNAVIGLSHLLLNTKLDEKQEDYVNKVLSSANILLDIINDILDFSKIEAGKLAFEEIAFNLDDVFDEVMTLTTLNTQKKGLKIRLQRDVELSHMLIGDPLRLKQVLINISSNAVKFTHEGEVTFVIEEVQRTGERVVLQFSVQDTGIGLSAEQIETLFDSFSQADLSTTREYGGTGLGLAICKNLVERMKGQIHVESEKGHGSTFSFTAEFKIGPRLSVLEGEQSFSILNNQVERTQQAQVAEPHDFKGAKVLIVEDNIINQKVAAGLLQRFGLDCEIVNNGKEGVQAARDNRFSAILMDIQMPEMDGVQATVEIRKADTDIPIIAMTAHAMAEEQEKCRLAGMNDYVTKPVDPEQLRRALETWIKV; translated from the coding sequence ATGAAATGGGATGTTGTCAGACCCGTTGAATGGATCGGGCTTACCTTTGTCTTGACTGCCTTGGCAATTGTCTATTTTCAAAGCCCAAACATTGATGGGGAAAAACACGCACGCACCCTTCACAGTGTGGCTGTGTTGGAAGAAGCTTTAGGGCATTTTGCAGCCGTGGCGGTGGAAACCCGTTTTGGTATGTTACCCAATTTTGATACGTTGGTGGCCGCACAGCAAGATGCAAATCGCAAGGGTTTGGAACTAAAGGGGAAAATTCCCTTTGAGGAGGAGCAGACACTTATTTCAGTGTGGCAAGCCTATGCAGATGGCTTTTCCCAAAAGCAGGATGTGGTGGAAGATTTCAAATCCCATTTGGCGATTTTAAAGAATTCAGTGAACTATCTACCTGTTGTTACCCGTGAATTTATTGCTGCGGCAATCAAACATCAGATCGACCCGCAAAAAATCGAAGCTGCCAGAATATTGTTGGTTGAAGGGCTAATTTTCTCCCAGGATTATGGTTTTGAACATATTGAGCAAGTGAACCGATCTCTTGCTATGCTAAAGCCCCTTCATAATGGCTTACCTGCTGAGGTCGATGAGGTTTTGCGCGGTGTGATCATACATGCCGAAGCCATTATTGAATATAAGCATGAGGTCGATGGCCTTTTAAATACGATGCTGGCCATTCCCATGGACCGTCTGGTACGTGATGTGCAGGATACCTATTTGAGTGCCCATCAAAAAAAGCTCAAAAGTGTGGAAGCCTATAAGAGTTTTCTGATTGCTTTAGCTGCTTTGTTGGCGGTTATGATTGCAAGCCTGTTGTATCGTTTGGCGCGTTCTTCCCAGAAATTGCACGAAACAGTGACGCAGCTCAATTTCCAGAAAAATACGCTTGATGAACATGCGATTGTGAGTATCGCTGATGTGAGGGGGCGGATTACCTACGTTAACCAGAAATTCTGTGATATTAGTGGCTATACACTGGAAGAATTACTGGGAGAAAATCATCGTATTGTGAAATCCGGTGAACATTCATCTGAGTTTTTCAAGGAAATGTGGACAACCATTTCTTCCGGGCATGTCTGGCATGGGGTGATTAAAAATATTGCCAAGGATGGACGGGAATATTGGGTGGATTCCACCATTGTACCGTTTTTGAATGAGCAGAAGAAACCCTTCCAGTATGTGTCGATCCGCACGGACATTACAAAACTCAAGAACATGGAAACCGCCCTTGAAAAATCCCGTGACAAGGCGGAACAGGGGAGCCAGTCCAAGAGTGCATTTCTGGCAAATATGAGCCACGAGATCAGAACACCCATGAATGCAGTGATTGGGTTGAGCCACTTGTTGCTGAATACAAAACTGGATGAAAAACAGGAAGATTACGTCAATAAGGTTTTGTCATCGGCCAATATCTTGCTTGATATTATCAACGATATTCTTGATTTCTCAAAGATTGAAGCTGGAAAACTTGCTTTTGAAGAGATTGCTTTTAATCTGGATGATGTTTTCGATGAAGTCATGACATTGACCACGCTTAATACGCAGAAAAAGGGCTTGAAGATTAGGCTGCAGCGTGACGTTGAGTTATCTCATATGTTGATTGGCGACCCATTGCGCCTCAAACAGGTCTTGATCAATATTTCCAGCAATGCCGTTAAATTTACCCATGAAGGTGAAGTGACCTTTGTAATTGAAGAGGTGCAGCGAACAGGCGAACGGGTTGTTTTGCAGTTTAGCGTACAGGATACAGGCATTGGCCTGAGTGCAGAACAAATTGAAACCCTGTTTGATTCCTTCTCTCAAGCCGACCTGTCGACCACCCGTGAATATGGGGGGACGGGCCTTGGCTTGGCGATTTGCAAGAATTTGGTTGAACGTATGAAAGGCCAAATCCATGTGGAAAGCGAAAAGGGACATGGCAGTACATTTAGCTTTACTGCTGAATTTAAAATTGGCCCAAGACTCTCGGTTCTTGAAGGGGAGCAATCATTTTCCATTTTGAATAATCAGGTCGAGCGCACACAACAAGCACAGGTAGCTGAACCCCATGATTTCAAAGGGGCCAAAGTGTTGATTGTTGAAGATAATATTATCAATCAAAAGGTTGCCGCCGGGTTGTTACAACGTTTTGGCCTGGACTGTGAAATTGTCAATAATGGTAAAGAAGGGGTTCAGGCTGCGCGTGATAATCGCTTTAGTGCTATTTTGATGGATATCCAGATGCCGGAAATGGATGGGGTGCAGGCCACTGTGGAAATTCGCAAGGCTGATACGGATATTCCAATTATTGCCATGACGGCCCATGCCATGGCCGAAGAACAGGAAAAATGCCGCCTTGCCGGGATGAATGATTATGTCACCAAGCCTGTAGACCCGGAACAATTGCGCCGTGCTTTAGAGACCTGGATTAAGGTCTAG
- the pxpB gene encoding 5-oxoprolinase subunit PxpB, protein MNMRVLYLGDRAVTFEFADHISVQANLRVLAIHALVGEALGQGKLDGIIETVPTFRSITVHYDPLRLYPDDVEKMMAPYLSPSDLQRRDVKEWEFPCCYEGGYGEDLNEVAQCCSLSPQEVIDIHSSQQFEVFMLGFLPGFGFLGQLDERLVLPRRKEPRIVVPKGAVAIADKLSAVYPSQSPGGWHLIGRTPVEFFDLTKERPALLQAGDKVRFYPISRAEFELLEAEGG, encoded by the coding sequence ATGAACATGCGTGTCTTATATCTGGGCGATCGCGCCGTCACCTTTGAATTTGCCGATCATATTTCAGTGCAGGCCAATCTGCGTGTGTTGGCCATTCATGCCTTGGTTGGGGAAGCTTTGGGCCAAGGCAAGCTGGATGGCATTATCGAAACCGTGCCAACCTTTCGTTCCATCACGGTGCATTATGACCCTTTGCGTCTTTATCCTGATGACGTTGAAAAAATGATGGCCCCTTATTTAAGCCCATCAGACTTACAGCGCCGTGATGTGAAGGAATGGGAATTTCCCTGTTGTTATGAAGGGGGCTATGGCGAGGATTTGAATGAGGTTGCGCAGTGCTGTTCCTTGAGCCCGCAAGAGGTGATAGACATTCACAGCAGCCAACAGTTTGAAGTTTTTATGTTGGGCTTTTTACCGGGGTTTGGCTTTTTGGGGCAATTGGATGAGCGCCTTGTTTTACCGCGCAGAAAGGAGCCTCGCATTGTGGTTCCCAAAGGGGCTGTTGCGATTGCAGATAAATTAAGTGCTGTTTATCCCTCGCAGAGCCCCGGTGGCTGGCATTTGATTGGGCGTACCCCCGTGGAATTCTTTGATTTGACAAAAGAGCGTCCAGCCTTGCTACAGGCCGGGGACAAGGTTCGTTTTTATCCGATCTCAAGGGCAGAATTTGAGTTGCTGGAGGCTGAGGGAGGATGA
- a CDS encoding biotin-dependent carboxyltransferase family protein codes for MNRLEILNPGFQALVQDDGRRGFQEFGVPVSGCVVPDWMVLGNHLVGNADTAAGIEFRLMGPSLCVHGAPVKVVVCGEVTSELIISGQGGPSCHKMPPWRSFTLKPGAELRVGTLENTPAGFIAISGGVDVPVVMNSRSTYARSKIGNWLQAGEMLPVGAVEVWPDCVLPNPPLADTSVVRVVLGPQDDYFEASEIQRFLSSPYVISKAADRMGARLDGPALAHRCEKGAEIPSDGVVSGAIQVPGNGQPIVLLNDGQTVGGYPKIATVISTDVALIANGLSGKEIRFQEVSAREACDIARAHAQQLEQLKRSIIKASANGFIDLQALYESNLIGGVVDMMEEPHETD; via the coding sequence ATGAATAGGTTGGAAATCCTCAATCCCGGTTTTCAGGCCCTGGTCCAGGATGATGGGCGCAGGGGCTTTCAGGAATTTGGCGTTCCGGTATCGGGATGCGTTGTGCCGGACTGGATGGTTTTGGGCAATCATTTGGTAGGAAATGCCGATACTGCAGCAGGTATTGAATTTCGCCTCATGGGGCCAAGCCTGTGTGTTCATGGGGCACCGGTCAAAGTCGTGGTCTGTGGCGAGGTTACATCTGAGTTGATTATCAGTGGGCAGGGGGGGCCAAGTTGTCATAAAATGCCCCCATGGCGAAGCTTTACCTTGAAACCGGGTGCAGAATTGCGGGTTGGGACGTTAGAGAACACACCTGCCGGGTTTATTGCCATTTCCGGCGGGGTGGATGTGCCGGTGGTGATGAATAGCCGTTCGACCTATGCCCGTTCTAAAATCGGGAACTGGCTCCAAGCCGGGGAGATGTTGCCTGTGGGGGCAGTAGAAGTCTGGCCCGATTGTGTTTTACCCAATCCGCCGCTTGCAGATACGTCTGTGGTACGTGTCGTGTTGGGGCCACAAGATGATTATTTTGAGGCAAGTGAAATCCAGCGTTTTTTGTCCTCGCCATACGTCATTTCAAAAGCCGCAGACCGCATGGGCGCACGCCTTGATGGCCCTGCCTTGGCACATCGTTGTGAAAAGGGGGCGGAAATTCCGTCTGACGGGGTGGTCAGTGGGGCCATTCAGGTTCCCGGTAATGGTCAACCGATTGTGTTGCTAAATGACGGGCAGACGGTTGGCGGCTATCCCAAGATTGCCACGGTGATCTCAACAGATGTGGCTTTGATTGCCAATGGTCTGTCAGGTAAGGAAATTCGTTTTCAAGAGGTGAGTGCCCGTGAAGCTTGTGATATTGCCAGAGCCCATGCCCAGCAGCTGGAACAGCTTAAACGCTCAATCATCAAAGCGTCAGCAAATGGTTTTATTGACTTGCAGGCTTTGTATGAAAGTAATTTGATCGGCGGTGTCGTTGATATGATGGAGGAACCTCATGAAACAGATTAA
- a CDS encoding 5-oxoprolinase subunit PxpA, whose translation MKQINLNADMGESFGRYQMGDDVQLMTSISSANIACGFHGGDPLVMQKTVKLAVDTGVSLGAHPSFPDLQGFGRRMMRLSQDELYSTMVYQIGALQAFAHAQGAKVTHVKPHGALNNMACEEAEMAQTLAHAVKDVDAGLIFLAPALSCLSSEAKKVGLRVAEEIFADRAYTEKGTLVNRQKDGAVIHDGQACLERILLMLDKGGIVSQSGVLLPCEIHSICVHGDTAHACRVAQTIRKGLTDHGYQLCPLPDMV comes from the coding sequence ATGAAACAGATTAACCTTAATGCGGATATGGGGGAAAGCTTCGGTAGGTATCAAATGGGCGATGATGTGCAGCTGATGACCTCTATTTCTTCGGCCAACATTGCCTGTGGTTTTCATGGCGGGGACCCGTTGGTCATGCAAAAAACGGTGAAACTGGCTGTTGACACAGGTGTTTCCCTTGGTGCGCATCCTTCCTTTCCAGATTTACAGGGATTTGGGCGTCGAATGATGCGTTTGAGCCAAGATGAGCTTTATAGCACAATGGTGTATCAGATTGGGGCCTTGCAGGCTTTTGCGCATGCACAAGGGGCAAAAGTCACCCATGTGAAACCGCATGGGGCACTGAATAATATGGCGTGCGAAGAGGCAGAGATGGCTCAAACCTTGGCCCATGCCGTTAAAGATGTAGATGCGGGTTTGATCTTTCTTGCCCCGGCTTTATCCTGTCTTTCTTCTGAAGCAAAAAAGGTTGGCTTGCGTGTGGCAGAAGAAATTTTTGCTGATCGTGCTTATACGGAGAAAGGCACTTTGGTTAACCGCCAGAAAGACGGGGCCGTTATTCATGACGGGCAAGCTTGTCTGGAGCGTATTCTTTTGATGTTGGACAAGGGCGGGATCGTGTCACAAAGCGGTGTTTTACTGCCTTGTGAAATTCATAGTATTTGCGTGCATGGCGACACGGCACATGCTTGCAGGGTTGCACAAACCATCCGCAAGGGGCTGACGGATCATGGGTATCAGCTCTGCCCCTTGCCGGATATGGTTTAG